The Pseudodesulfovibrio sp. zrk46 genome contains a region encoding:
- a CDS encoding TadE/TadG family type IV pilus assembly protein, translating to MKNQKQRIARQGITSMEFAMVLPFVVTLVFGLVEFGNMFYSWLAVQKAAQVATRFAATGVGEEEGTRISQINQIAADWLADLDNGSKEIVISSWPTPAASGAGAVGSAGDPCGLVQVAVVYNYEPFTPIVSSILPTTVSLHGQDRKLNEPWKPCDN from the coding sequence ATGAAGAATCAGAAGCAGCGCATAGCCCGGCAGGGCATCACCTCCATGGAATTTGCCATGGTCCTGCCGTTCGTCGTGACACTGGTCTTCGGCCTGGTGGAGTTCGGTAACATGTTCTATTCCTGGCTCGCCGTGCAGAAGGCCGCTCAGGTGGCAACCCGATTTGCTGCCACCGGCGTAGGCGAAGAAGAGGGCACACGCATCTCTCAGATAAATCAGATCGCTGCGGACTGGTTGGCTGATCTGGACAACGGTTCCAAGGAGATCGTCATCTCCTCATGGCCGACTCCTGCGGCTAGCGGCGCAGGTGCAGTCGGCAGCGCTGGCGATCCCTGTGGGTTGGTTCAGGTTGCCGTGGTCTACAATTATGAGCCGTTTACCCCGATCGTCAGTTCCATTCTGCCCACGACTGTTTCGTTGCATGGGCAGGACAGAAAGCTAAACGAGCCATGGAAGCCCTGCGATAATTAA
- a CDS encoding RNA-binding protein, producing the protein MSKNIYVGNMAWSTTEADIRTAFEAYGEVSSVKLIEDRETGRPRGFGFVEMNNDTDAMSAIDALNGNNFDGRALTVNEAKPRVERPRW; encoded by the coding sequence ATGTCCAAGAATATATATGTCGGTAATATGGCATGGTCCACCACTGAAGCGGATATCCGCACTGCTTTTGAAGCATACGGAGAAGTCTCTTCTGTCAAATTGATCGAAGACCGTGAAACTGGCCGCCCCAGAGGCTTTGGCTTTGTTGAGATGAACAATGACACAGATGCCATGTCCGCCATTGATGCGTTGAACGGCAACAATTTTGATGGTCGTGCCCTCACGGTCAATGAGGCCAAACCTCGTGTTGAGCGTCCTCGCTGGTAA
- a CDS encoding serine/threonine protein kinase — protein sequence MLTVRELVERYQPDVNVRPGGSVYSDTTEFMSIGPGDVIAVEGRHYLVHRDAVERGLAYKDTKFWVKKAMELETGEAKLLKLVFHESFHLKWGVVKVKCYRSPRKEARMLDLVRGDSRFMQGRTVHDDAGNRIRVIDIIQGKRIDYVVANIKADHETYFHEFYPQILDRFIKACGAIAHLHDHDELHGDISLDHLMREYSTGAYRWIDFDYAYEAQANPFALDLFGLGRILLCITGKWLYSPQTLGDLGVNFNPVNLVPADYSCVHRSEIMNLKKLFPYIPDRLNNVLLHFSYGAEVCYDSVPEFLDDLRAAAEM from the coding sequence ATGCTGACGGTTCGCGAGCTGGTCGAGCGGTACCAGCCGGATGTGAACGTCCGGCCCGGTGGTAGCGTGTACTCCGACACCACGGAGTTCATGTCCATTGGTCCCGGCGATGTCATCGCCGTGGAAGGGCGGCACTATCTGGTTCATCGCGATGCCGTGGAGCGTGGTTTGGCCTACAAGGACACCAAGTTCTGGGTGAAGAAGGCCATGGAGCTGGAGACCGGGGAAGCCAAACTGCTCAAGCTCGTTTTTCACGAAAGCTTCCATCTCAAGTGGGGGGTCGTAAAAGTAAAGTGTTATCGTAGCCCCCGCAAGGAAGCTCGCATGCTCGACCTAGTTCGGGGTGACTCCCGTTTCATGCAGGGGCGCACCGTTCATGACGATGCAGGGAATCGTATCCGTGTGATCGACATTATTCAGGGCAAGCGTATCGACTATGTGGTGGCGAATATCAAGGCGGATCACGAGACATATTTCCATGAATTCTACCCGCAAATTCTCGACAGGTTCATCAAGGCATGCGGAGCTATTGCCCATCTTCACGATCACGATGAATTGCATGGCGACATCAGCCTTGATCATCTGATGCGCGAGTATTCCACCGGAGCCTATCGCTGGATTGATTTTGACTACGCCTATGAGGCGCAAGCCAACCCGTTCGCCCTTGATCTTTTCGGGTTGGGCCGCATTCTGCTCTGTATCACTGGCAAGTGGCTCTATTCACCGCAAACCCTCGGTGATCTCGGCGTGAATTTCAATCCGGTCAATCTCGTTCCCGCTGACTATTCCTGTGTGCATCGGAGCGAGATCATGAATCTCAAGAAGCTGTTCCCCTACATCCCGGACAGGCTTAACAATGTGTTGCTCCATTTCTCCTACGGGGCCGAAGTTTGCTACGATTCCGTACCTGAGTTTCTGGATGATTTGAGGGCTGCTGCAGAGATGTGA
- a CDS encoding BON domain-containing protein, which translates to MQRIRTILILLTFFLLPGCAAVPFGIGLIPGAPSYFSSVIGNGQTAYETAVDERSTEQQMLDAIIAGHAQAEFYKHKEIRARQVIAYAYFGKLYLVGEYDSQEQLRKIYECADKVKDKCGIVSLLYLKEDQPTSDFLSEQAMATELKAQLMADFEVTSSPIDVEVVQGDIILLGVISDKAERDKIMAHALESVGDGRVISYLYHQENAGPEPRIMTAKLEPSKADTKPKRAKKKIPKRITPAEKAEKPKAVADSSPSPPLVVNGRVSGL; encoded by the coding sequence ATGCAACGAATACGAACGATATTAATTCTACTGACATTCTTTCTGCTACCTGGATGCGCTGCCGTTCCCTTTGGTATCGGTTTGATTCCTGGTGCCCCTTCCTATTTTTCGTCGGTTATCGGTAACGGACAGACCGCGTACGAAACTGCCGTGGACGAACGGTCCACCGAGCAACAGATGCTCGACGCCATCATAGCAGGCCATGCTCAGGCAGAGTTTTACAAGCATAAGGAAATCCGAGCTCGTCAGGTCATCGCCTATGCCTATTTTGGCAAGCTCTATCTCGTGGGCGAGTATGACTCGCAGGAGCAACTCCGCAAGATTTACGAGTGCGCTGACAAGGTGAAGGACAAGTGCGGCATCGTCAGCTTGCTTTATCTCAAAGAAGATCAACCTACTTCCGATTTTCTTTCCGAGCAGGCCATGGCCACGGAACTCAAGGCTCAACTCATGGCGGACTTTGAAGTCACCAGTTCGCCTATTGATGTCGAGGTTGTTCAGGGTGACATCATCCTGCTGGGTGTCATCTCGGACAAGGCTGAGCGCGACAAGATCATGGCCCATGCCTTGGAGAGTGTGGGAGATGGCCGTGTCATCTCCTATCTCTATCATCAGGAGAATGCCGGGCCGGAACCGCGCATCATGACAGCCAAGCTGGAGCCTTCAAAGGCTGACACCAAGCCCAAGAGAGCGAAAAAGAAGATTCCCAAGCGCATCACTCCTGCCGAGAAGGCAGAGAAGCCAAAGGCTGTCGCTGATTCGTCTCCGTCGCCACCGCTGGTCGTCAATGGCCGTGTCTCCGGTCTGTAG
- a CDS encoding sigma-54 dependent transcriptional regulator: MAERILIVDDDRAFQGMLVEALTDKGYEVDTASTAEDGIKKAGAKSFDLILHDIKLPGMSGLDALPHLAEAAPGVDVIVMTGYASKDSGVVAMQRGAYDYFTKPFSLSEMEVVVRRALEKRQMQTELAELKKRGGGSPLNDIIGQSAPMLAVKERIARVAELNADVLIMGETGTGKELVSDTIHALSPRAKGPFIKLNCAAIPENLIESELFGHEKGAFTGANAAKQGKFELAKGGTILLDELGEMPIHLQPKLLRAVEQKQAERLGGTKPIKYDVRIIAATNRDLEERVQDGKFRSDLYYRLNVATLILPPLRDRKSDLPELSEFFLDRANRRLGTDISAISTEAMEIFFNYDWPGNVRQFANAVERAAIFCTSSVITPAEVDQAFSNKQPEAEQTATALPESDLPLKQALIQYERYLIENALRRAKGRQTSAAESLGISAKNLWNKLQKHEIEPAQFKL; the protein is encoded by the coding sequence GTGGCAGAACGAATCCTGATAGTCGACGACGATCGCGCCTTTCAAGGCATGCTGGTCGAAGCCCTGACAGACAAGGGCTATGAAGTCGACACTGCATCCACTGCCGAGGACGGCATCAAAAAGGCCGGAGCCAAGAGCTTCGACCTGATTCTGCACGACATCAAACTGCCCGGCATGTCCGGCCTGGACGCCCTGCCCCATCTGGCAGAGGCCGCGCCCGGCGTGGATGTCATCGTCATGACCGGGTACGCCTCCAAGGATTCCGGCGTTGTCGCCATGCAACGCGGCGCCTATGACTACTTTACCAAGCCGTTTTCCCTGAGTGAGATGGAAGTCGTTGTCCGCCGTGCCTTGGAAAAGCGACAGATGCAGACCGAGCTGGCCGAGCTCAAGAAGCGCGGCGGCGGAAGTCCGCTCAACGACATCATCGGCCAGTCCGCCCCCATGCTGGCGGTCAAGGAACGCATTGCCCGCGTGGCCGAGCTCAATGCCGATGTCCTGATCATGGGTGAAACCGGTACTGGTAAGGAGCTGGTCTCCGACACCATTCACGCGTTGAGCCCTCGCGCCAAGGGGCCCTTCATCAAGCTCAACTGCGCCGCCATCCCGGAAAACCTCATCGAAAGTGAACTCTTTGGTCATGAAAAGGGCGCATTCACTGGCGCCAATGCAGCCAAGCAGGGTAAGTTCGAACTGGCCAAGGGCGGCACTATATTACTTGATGAATTGGGTGAGATGCCCATTCACCTGCAGCCCAAGCTGCTACGCGCAGTCGAGCAGAAGCAGGCAGAACGTCTGGGCGGCACCAAGCCCATCAAGTACGATGTGCGCATCATCGCCGCCACCAACCGCGACCTTGAAGAGCGCGTGCAGGACGGCAAGTTCCGCAGCGATCTATACTATAGACTTAATGTGGCGACCCTGATCCTGCCGCCCCTGCGCGACCGCAAGTCCGACCTGCCCGAGCTGTCGGAGTTCTTCCTTGATCGCGCCAACAGACGGCTCGGCACCGATATTTCGGCCATTTCCACCGAGGCCATGGAGATATTCTTCAACTACGACTGGCCGGGCAATGTGCGCCAGTTCGCCAATGCCGTGGAACGCGCGGCCATCTTCTGCACCTCCTCGGTCATCACTCCTGCGGAAGTGGATCAGGCATTCTCCAACAAGCAGCCAGAGGCCGAGCAGACCGCGACAGCCCTGCCGGAATCAGACCTCCCACTCAAGCAGGCCTTGATCCAATATGAGCGATATCTCATTGAGAACGCCCTGCGCAGAGCCAAGGGACGCCAGACGTCCGCAGCCGAATCCCTCGGAATTTCGGCCAAGAATCTGTGGAACAAGCTCCAAAAGCATGAGATAGAGCCTGCCCAGTTCAAACTCTGA
- a CDS encoding TadE/TadG family type IV pilus assembly protein, whose amino-acid sequence MRKRETSRRGIAAVEFAIMLPAMVMILLLLVEGGNAMHAYSSLTEASREGARLALMDGGSSDIQALVESVVSELDTNFLTTSVTTDAGTNTVTVEVSYAYVPFGEDAFELLTGDKSFPMVAQTVMPLP is encoded by the coding sequence ATGAGAAAGAGAGAGACATCACGGAGAGGGATAGCGGCAGTCGAATTTGCCATCATGCTTCCGGCCATGGTGATGATTCTGCTTCTGCTTGTGGAAGGGGGTAATGCCATGCATGCCTATTCCAGTCTGACGGAAGCGAGCCGTGAAGGCGCGCGTCTGGCCCTGATGGATGGCGGTTCTTCCGACATTCAGGCCCTGGTGGAATCCGTGGTGTCCGAGCTGGATACCAATTTCCTGACCACGTCCGTGACCACGGACGCCGGCACCAATACTGTGACTGTCGAGGTTTCCTATGCTTACGTACCGTTCGGCGAAGACGCCTTTGAATTGCTTACTGGCGACAAGTCCTTCCCAATGGTGGCGCAGACTGTCATGCCGCTCCCGTAG
- a CDS encoding RNA-binding protein, whose protein sequence is MSKNIYVGNMAWSTTEADIRTAFEAYGEVSSVKLIEDRETGRPRGFGFVEMDNDADAMSAIDALNGNNLDGRDLKVNEAKPRVERPRW, encoded by the coding sequence ATGTCCAAGAATATTTATGTCGGCAATATGGCATGGTCCACCACTGAAGCGGATATCCGCACTGCTTTTGAAGCATACGGAGAAGTCTCTTCCGTCAAATTGATCGAAGACCGTGAAACAGGCCGTCCCAGAGGCTTCGGCTTTGTTGAGATGGACAATGACGCAGATGCCATGTCCGCCATTGACGCGTTGAACGGCAACAATCTTGATGGCCGCGACCTCAAGGTCAACGAGGCCAAACCTCGTGTTGAGCGCCCCCGCTGGTAG
- a CDS encoding universal stress protein, whose product MNFKKILLAVDASENAMRAVEYVGSIAGNSDGFEVRLLCIERLPHRDIFPDEESWKEGCETTRNVLKEFLGKARERLVEMGVPGAMVTEKYVTSCFSPFSETAPVCSRGTGVAHEILDAQKQGGYGTVVIGRRGVAKAEEFLFGSVSNKIVHSAKDCTVWVVS is encoded by the coding sequence ATGAATTTCAAGAAGATTCTGCTGGCCGTGGATGCGAGCGAGAACGCCATGCGCGCCGTGGAATATGTCGGTAGCATAGCGGGCAACAGTGATGGTTTCGAGGTCCGTCTCCTTTGCATAGAACGGTTGCCGCACCGAGATATCTTTCCTGACGAGGAAAGTTGGAAGGAAGGGTGCGAGACCACTCGCAACGTGTTGAAGGAGTTTCTGGGCAAGGCTCGTGAACGGTTGGTCGAGATGGGCGTACCTGGGGCCATGGTAACCGAGAAGTATGTCACCAGTTGTTTCTCGCCGTTCAGTGAGACCGCCCCTGTTTGCAGTCGAGGTACGGGCGTGGCTCATGAAATTCTGGATGCCCAGAAGCAGGGTGGCTACGGAACTGTCGTGATCGGACGACGCGGCGTTGCCAAGGCCGAAGAGTTTCTGTTTGGTTCGGTCTCCAATAAGATCGTCCACTCCGCCAAGGACTGCACTGTTTGGGTAGTCTCTTAA
- a CDS encoding Flp family type IVb pilin — protein sequence MKHPIHRLIRDQDGATALEYGLLATLIAAVIATAVGAIGTSIRDLFNTLSTAMNAATS from the coding sequence ATGAAACACCCGATTCACCGCCTGATACGCGACCAGGATGGCGCCACCGCGCTTGAATACGGCCTGCTCGCCACCCTGATTGCCGCCGTTATCGCCACAGCCGTAGGCGCCATCGGCACCAGCATCAGAGATCTATTCAATACGCTTTCCACTGCCATGAATGCGGCGACGAGCTGA
- a CDS encoding tetratricopeptide repeat protein, with translation MDFLKQYTPEPSYYRVHTVPALETLARKIDEGEKAFEQGKMEEAESQFIKALMIDEKNIDANYGLGEVYSETKEFNKLKKVLNTLLGLSEAFTYEYRQKFNSFGISLRKNGHYDESIRYYEKSLEIVRDDENVYFNMARVYFEKGLNKECIESLQEALNINPEFMEAQKFLRYCKKYS, from the coding sequence ATGGATTTTCTCAAACAGTACACGCCCGAGCCAAGTTACTATCGGGTGCATACTGTGCCTGCGCTGGAGACCCTTGCCCGCAAGATAGACGAAGGCGAAAAAGCCTTTGAGCAAGGAAAGATGGAAGAGGCGGAGAGTCAGTTCATCAAGGCCTTGATGATCGATGAAAAGAACATCGACGCCAACTACGGTCTGGGCGAGGTCTATTCCGAGACCAAGGAATTCAACAAGCTCAAAAAGGTGCTGAATACCTTGTTGGGATTGTCTGAGGCATTTACTTACGAATACCGCCAGAAGTTTAACTCATTCGGTATTAGCCTGCGCAAGAACGGCCATTACGACGAGTCTATTCGCTACTATGAGAAGTCGTTGGAAATCGTCCGTGACGACGAGAACGTCTACTTCAATATGGCCCGTGTCTACTTCGAGAAGGGGCTGAACAAGGAATGTATCGAGAGCCTGCAGGAAGCTCTGAATATCAATCCTGAGTTCATGGAAGCGCAGAAATTCTTGCGATACTGTAAAAAGTATAGCTAA
- a CDS encoding serine/threonine protein kinase yields the protein MSTDLRDLVRYHLPNFPLQRVRRLYTDTTEFSSIGYGDVIRLGDKHYMVLRDEAERRFGLEDFKFWVKRCKCLETGEGVILKLVFHEEFTQQIGPLTVRSFRSERKEARILDLVRDDPRFMHGFSLEDEVGNLVRVLEIIRGRRLDVAIDNLPGNHLEYFEDNLRSTMEMFITGCEAIDFLHKNNERHGDVRRDHLWVESTTGQARWIDFDYAYEATANPFALDLFGLGNALLFVVGKQIYTPGQFDGMEGVENIVPDDFSLIFKNRLVNLRRIFPYIPKPLNNVLMHFAAGAEVFYESVEEFLDDLRPCLDYLPKQ from the coding sequence ATGAGTACCGACCTGAGAGATCTTGTTCGTTATCATCTCCCCAATTTTCCGCTTCAGCGGGTGAGACGACTGTATACGGACACCACCGAATTCTCGTCCATCGGATACGGCGACGTGATCCGCCTGGGCGATAAGCATTACATGGTGCTGCGCGATGAAGCGGAGCGGCGGTTCGGTCTTGAAGACTTCAAGTTCTGGGTCAAACGGTGCAAGTGTCTCGAGACCGGAGAAGGCGTCATCCTCAAGCTCGTGTTCCACGAGGAATTTACTCAACAGATAGGACCGTTGACGGTCCGCAGCTTCCGCAGTGAGCGTAAGGAAGCGCGTATCCTTGATCTAGTGCGCGACGATCCGCGGTTCATGCACGGCTTCTCTCTGGAAGATGAAGTCGGAAATCTGGTGCGCGTTTTGGAAATCATCCGCGGCAGGCGATTGGATGTTGCCATCGATAACTTGCCGGGCAACCACCTAGAGTACTTCGAAGACAATCTTCGCTCCACCATGGAGATGTTCATTACCGGCTGCGAGGCCATTGATTTCCTGCATAAGAACAACGAGCGGCACGGCGATGTTCGGCGTGATCACCTCTGGGTGGAAAGCACCACCGGGCAGGCTCGCTGGATCGATTTCGATTATGCCTATGAAGCCACGGCCAACCCGTTTGCCCTTGACCTTTTCGGGTTGGGCAATGCGTTGTTGTTCGTGGTGGGCAAGCAGATTTATACGCCGGGGCAGTTCGATGGCATGGAAGGCGTGGAAAACATCGTGCCGGATGATTTCTCCCTTATTTTCAAGAATCGGCTGGTGAACCTGCGTCGTATATTCCCGTACATCCCCAAGCCGCTCAATAATGTACTTATGCACTTCGCCGCCGGGGCCGAGGTGTTTTATGAATCAGTAGAAGAGTTTTTGGACGATCTTCGTCCGTGCCTGGATTATCTGCCCAAGCAATAA
- a CDS encoding glycosyltransferase family 39 protein, giving the protein MTKPNDTYSFRLDVIAFMIIAVSFVVRYWFVASGQLNLVQDEAQYWDWIRRPQLSYYSKGPLIAWVISLWCKVFGSTELGVRFGSIIGMTGIQAALYIGISRVWREYRLALYALFVSATMILLNGLGILATTDNPLLLCWTVAFFALSAATRNKPDYTPGNLPFVILGICVAIGILGKYMMLAFVGLGVIYAAILHLRGQLPARFWRRFALASLVGTVVGMLPIILWNMQNDWVGFKHVAGQAAGKPKPFEIRIGPFFEMFGAQIGLMAPWWAVAIAVATWRAIKKGIVGPIGSFDCKYRHTLQALLFFLPLWAIITFWSLKSHTEANWTAAAFMAGAILGGMGLKAWWENPRRKTRGKVLLAGIAAGLTLMIYVTPILPIPAEINMTNRLKGWDSLGQQVADLKQAAFDNPDNVFVVSDKYDITSELAFYTPGQPLTFCAWIGDRRMNQYDIWPGPEVGQDAIFVREHHRTEGISPKITKMFDSVEKEVYIHSMSNGQPMREFTLYVCKGFNGFWPRNNSDRF; this is encoded by the coding sequence ATGACGAAACCCAACGATACATACTCGTTTCGACTGGACGTGATCGCCTTCATGATCATCGCGGTGTCGTTTGTTGTGCGCTACTGGTTTGTGGCGTCCGGCCAACTGAACCTCGTTCAGGACGAAGCTCAATACTGGGACTGGATTCGCCGCCCACAACTTTCCTACTATTCCAAGGGACCGCTCATCGCCTGGGTCATCAGCCTCTGGTGCAAGGTCTTTGGTTCCACGGAACTGGGCGTACGGTTTGGCTCGATCATCGGCATGACCGGCATTCAGGCGGCATTGTATATTGGTATTTCCCGCGTGTGGCGCGAATACAGGCTGGCCCTCTATGCCCTGTTCGTGTCTGCGACCATGATACTGCTCAATGGACTTGGTATCCTTGCTACCACGGATAATCCGCTCCTTCTGTGCTGGACCGTGGCCTTCTTTGCCTTGTCTGCCGCGACGCGCAACAAGCCTGACTATACGCCGGGCAATCTGCCGTTCGTGATTCTCGGCATCTGTGTGGCTATCGGTATCCTCGGCAAGTATATGATGCTTGCCTTTGTAGGCCTTGGCGTGATCTACGCCGCCATTCTGCATCTGCGTGGTCAGCTTCCGGCCCGTTTCTGGCGCCGGTTTGCGCTGGCTTCGCTGGTTGGCACCGTGGTGGGCATGCTGCCCATCATTTTGTGGAATATGCAGAACGATTGGGTGGGCTTCAAGCACGTGGCCGGACAGGCTGCAGGCAAGCCCAAGCCCTTTGAAATTCGCATCGGCCCCTTCTTCGAGATGTTCGGCGCACAGATAGGCCTGATGGCTCCATGGTGGGCCGTGGCAATCGCCGTAGCCACCTGGCGCGCCATCAAGAAGGGCATTGTCGGTCCCATTGGCTCCTTTGATTGCAAGTACCGGCATACACTTCAAGCGCTCCTGTTCTTCCTGCCCCTGTGGGCTATCATCACGTTCTGGTCTCTCAAGTCGCATACCGAGGCCAACTGGACCGCTGCCGCCTTCATGGCAGGAGCCATTCTCGGTGGCATGGGCTTGAAAGCGTGGTGGGAGAATCCCCGCCGCAAGACTCGTGGAAAAGTTTTGCTGGCTGGTATTGCTGCGGGCCTGACCCTGATGATTTACGTGACACCCATCCTGCCCATCCCGGCAGAGATCAACATGACCAACCGCCTCAAAGGGTGGGACAGTCTGGGCCAGCAGGTTGCCGATTTGAAGCAGGCTGCTTTTGACAATCCAGATAATGTCTTCGTGGTTAGCGACAAGTACGACATTACTTCCGAGCTTGCATTCTATACGCCGGGGCAGCCTCTGACATTTTGTGCATGGATCGGCGATCGCCGTATGAACCAGTATGACATCTGGCCTGGTCCGGAAGTGGGGCAGGATGCTATTTTTGTTCGTGAGCATCACCGTACTGAAGGCATCAGCCCGAAAATTACCAAGATGTTCGATTCCGTTGAGAAGGAAGTCTACATCCACTCGATGTCGAATGGGCAACCCATGCGCGAGTTTACTCTCTACGTCTGCAAGGGGTTCAACGGCTTCTGGCCCAGAAACAATTCCGACCGCTTCTAA
- a CDS encoding pilus assembly protein TadG-related protein yields the protein MLIPVMLGVAGLALDMGNMYMAHTRLQAAVDAGALAGSLQLPYDPDIDKGIVAAAVNDMVERNLSGAEVESVTPGTEVRSVVVKAKYRVELLLMQIFDLMDPWVYAHAAAGFNKLEVVFVVDNSGSMKGTPINMVKEASVELTELLMPDGADPDTKVGVVPFRGKVRVGDGVDGLPGGCRNADGSLNETGLHEDFMDEYYALPYDYRRRIAMDTCSNIPEIMPLSKDKDAVIDAINEQTATGNSSGTVIPEGIKWGRHVLTQDAPYTEGGDKDDYRKIMIVLTDGDTEDGECGGSYRAYYRPNNYWTNAYFRMGDDTSHCENGGVLNTEMLEEAQLAKDAGVEIFAIRFGSSDSTDINLMKQIASSKEGTDDHYFNAPSVYDIPEVFKEIGKQLGWRLLN from the coding sequence ATGTTAATTCCGGTCATGCTGGGCGTGGCTGGTCTCGCACTTGATATGGGTAATATGTATATGGCCCACACCCGCCTTCAGGCCGCCGTGGACGCTGGTGCGCTCGCGGGCAGCCTTCAACTTCCTTATGATCCTGACATCGACAAAGGGATTGTCGCCGCCGCCGTCAACGATATGGTGGAGCGCAACCTGAGCGGTGCCGAAGTCGAATCCGTGACTCCGGGAACCGAGGTGCGCAGTGTGGTGGTCAAAGCCAAGTACAGAGTCGAGTTGTTGCTCATGCAGATTTTCGATTTGATGGACCCTTGGGTGTATGCCCACGCAGCAGCAGGTTTCAATAAGCTCGAAGTGGTGTTCGTTGTGGACAACTCTGGTTCCATGAAGGGGACACCCATCAATATGGTCAAGGAGGCCTCGGTTGAATTGACGGAACTGCTCATGCCTGATGGTGCTGATCCTGATACCAAAGTCGGGGTAGTGCCTTTCCGCGGCAAGGTCCGCGTAGGCGATGGTGTGGACGGTTTGCCCGGCGGTTGCCGCAATGCGGACGGCTCCCTCAACGAGACCGGCCTGCATGAAGATTTCATGGATGAGTATTACGCACTTCCTTATGACTATCGCAGGCGCATAGCCATGGACACTTGTTCCAATATCCCCGAGATCATGCCTTTGTCCAAGGACAAGGATGCGGTTATCGATGCCATTAACGAACAGACTGCCACCGGTAACTCTTCCGGCACGGTGATCCCCGAGGGCATCAAGTGGGGGCGTCATGTCCTGACGCAGGACGCACCTTACACCGAGGGCGGTGACAAGGATGACTACCGCAAGATTATGATCGTGTTGACCGACGGTGACACCGAAGACGGAGAATGCGGTGGTTCCTACCGTGCATACTATCGTCCCAACAACTACTGGACCAACGCCTACTTCCGTATGGGCGACGACACCTCCCACTGTGAAAACGGCGGCGTGCTCAATACGGAGATGCTCGAAGAGGCTCAACTGGCCAAGGATGCCGGCGTTGAGATCTTCGCCATCCGCTTCGGCTCCTCGGACAGTACGGATATCAATTTGATGAAGCAGATCGCTTCCAGCAAGGAAGGCACTGACGATCATTACTTCAATGCCCCCTCAGTCTACGATATCCCCGAAGTATTCAAGGAAATTGGCAAGCAGCTCGGCTGGCGCCTGCTGAACTAG